Proteins from a single region of Parambassis ranga chromosome 18, fParRan2.1, whole genome shotgun sequence:
- the LOC114450757 gene encoding immunoglobulin kappa light chain-like, with translation MASPVVVLCLSCLLLGKTDQTTDLRASSTHQDIRFMSADVGDKLTLQCFFKGESSVRISWYKQTLGHKPRLISSFSKSGATGIFYNEFNNSRFTLDGGHDKAHLTISDLHISDSASYYCISYMYTLEFLESVIVSVKGSSWHIQALVHQSASESAQRGGSVTLNCTAHTGTYYCGSASCGQLLLGNGTFEGEMQSLVWVYFLSAAVTFTSILTVLLSFLLYKTNRRNSCQSKEATVGFSAPSTYTEDADSLHYAALKTNVLGRSRSKRNNNHNECVYASVNA, from the exons ATGGCATCTCcagtggttgttttgtgtctgtcatgtctgcTCTTGGGAAAAACAG ATCAGACAACTGATCTGAGAGCGTCCTCTACACATCAAGACATTAGATTTATGTCAGCTGATGTTGGCGACAAGTTGACGTTGCAGTGTTTCTTTAAGGGTGAGTCCTCTGTGAGGATTTCCTGGTACAAGCAAACTCTGGGACACAAACCACGGCTTATCTCAAGCTTTAGTAAATCTGGAGCAACTGGCATCTTTTACAATGAGTTCAACAATTCACGTTTCACTCTGGACGGAGGACACGACAAAGCTCACCTCACAATCTCTGACCTACACATTTCAGATTCAGCTTCTTACTACTGTATTTCCTATATGTACACACTGGAGTTTTTAGAGAGCGTCATTGTCAGTGTAAAGGGTTCAAGTTGGCACATCCAAGCTTTGGTCCATCAGTCAGCATCTGAGAGCGCTCAGAGAGGAGGCTCTGTGACTCTGAACTGTACAGCACACACTGGGACCTACTACTGTGGATCCGCCTCATGTGGACAATTACTACTTGGGAATGGGACCTTTGAGG GTGAGATGCAGTCTCTGGTTTGGGTGTATTTCTTGAGTGCAGCGGTGACTTTCACCTCCATCCTGACTGTGTTACTGTCATTCTTACTGTAcaagacaaacaggagaaaCAGCTGCCAGTCTAAAG AAGCCACAGTAGGATTTTCAGCTCCCTCCACATACACAGAG GATGCAGACAGTCTCCATTATGCTGCTTTAAAGACAAATGTACTCGGCAGATCAAGAAGTAAGCGGAACAACAACCACAATGAATGTGTTTATGCCAGTGTAAATGCATAG
- the LOC114450749 gene encoding uncharacterized protein LOC114450749: MMTSAQLVFCLMCLFLGKMAQKTNLRVSSFVQQVSGFIPANAEEDVTLQCFYHGDESAWLFWYMQALGERPRLISALYMLETRTTFYDEFNNNPRFTLDTENGSYHLTIKHLRISDSATYYCAQSFTFVLTFAEGVTVSVKDPRLNFKPSVSQSVSESIQPGGSVTLNCTVHTGTCDGEHSVYWVRQSEESRPGLIYTHGGRNDQCERKVDTQTHTCVYNLTMKNLNLSHAGTYYCAVASCGHIILGNRTTLNFKNKAKSLVLVYFLSGAWALTTLLAVSLAFSLYKIITSQSKEPLVQSSSPVATNQEDCQDADSLHYAALNVKLPNRSRRQRNTNQTECVYSGIKE, encoded by the exons ATGATGACATCTGCGCAGCTTGTCTTCTGTCTGATGTGTCTGTTCTTGGGGAAAATGG CACAGAAGACTAATTTGAGAGTGTCCTCTTTTGTCCAACAAGTTAGTGGTTTTATACCAGCTAATGCTGAGGAGGATGTGACTTTGCAGTGCTTCTATCATGGTGATGAGTCAGCGTGGCTCTTCTGGTACATGCAAGCATTGGGAGAGAGACCAAGGCTCATCTCAGCTCTCTATATGCTTGAAACAAGAACCACTTTTTACGATGAATTCAACAATAATCCACGCTTTACACTGGATACAGAAAATGGTTCTTATCACTTGACAATCAAACATTTGCGAATTTCAGACTCAGCTACTTATTACTGTGCACAGAGCTTCACATTTGTATTGACTTTTGCAGAGGGCGTTACAGTGAGTGTAAAAGATCCACGTTTGAACTTTAAaccttcagtcagtcagtcagtgtctgaGAGCATCCAGCCAGGAGGCTCTGTGACTCTGAACTGTACAGTACACACTGGGACCTGTGATGGAGAACACAGTGTTTACTGGGTCAGACAATCTGAAGAGTCCCGTCCAGGACTCATTTACACCCATGGAGGCAGGAATGATCAGTGTGAAAGGAAagtggacacacaaacacacacctgtgtgtacaACCTGACAATGAAGAACCTGAATCTTTCTCATGCTGGGACCTACTACTGTGCCGTGGCTTCATGTGGACACATTATATTAGGCAACAGAACAACACTGAACTTTAAAA ATAAGGCAAAATCTCTTGTCTTGGTGTATTTCTTGAGTGGAGCTTGGGCGTTAACCACCCTCTTGGCTGTGTCACTGGCTTTCTCACTGTACAAGATAATCACGAGTCAGTCTAAAG AGCCTCTAGTACAATCATCATCTCCAGTTGCAACAAATCAAGAG GATTGTCAAGATGCAGACAGCCTCCATTACGCTGCTTTGAATGTTAAGCTACCCAACAGATCGAGAAGACAGAGAAACACCAACCAGACTGAATGTGTTTACTCCGGCATAAAGGAATGA
- the LOC114451182 gene encoding uncharacterized protein LOC114451182 — MMTPPTFALYLACLFLENTAQLTNLELSSTLSKERRFISANVDGTTVNIKGSGLNIRVHQPASESIQLGGSVTLNCTVHSGTCDGEHSVYWFRHSEESHPGLIYTNGGRNDQCERNTQANICVYNLPMKSLNLSHTGIFYCAVASCGHILFGNGTKLEVKEGERKSPVLLYVLSGALTFTTALLVLLAFLVYKIRRRNCLQSARFSAQSIEGNQDGDSLHYAALRDNMPSRTRRQRNNTSECVYTSVKQ, encoded by the exons ATGATGACACCTCCCACGTTTGCCTTGTATCTCGCATGTCTGTTTTTGGAGAATACAG CTCAGCTGACTAACCTGGAGCTCTCCTCAACTCTTTCTAAGGAGAGGCGATTCATATCAGCTAATGTTG ACGGCACTACAGTGAACATAAAGGGTTCAGGTTTAAATATCCGAGTCCATCAGCCAGCATCTGAGAGCATCCAGCTAGGAGGCTCTGTGACTCTGAACTGTACAGTACACAGTGGGACCTGTGATGGAGAACACAGTGTTTACTGGTTCAGACACTCTGAAGAGTCTCATCCAGGACTCATTTACACCAATGGAGGCAGGAATGATCAGTGTGAGAGgaacacacaggcaaacatcTGTGTCTACAATCTGCCTATGAAGAGCCTGAATCTGTCTCATACTGGGATCTTCTACTGTGCTGTTGCCTCTTGTGGACACATACTGTTTGGAAATGGGACCAAGTTGGAAGTTAAGG AAGGTGAAAGGAAATCTCCTGTCTTACTGTATGTATTGAGTGGAGCTCTGACCTTCACCACTGCCCTGCTTGTGCTGCTAGCTTTCTTAGTGTACAAGATAAGGAGAAGAAACTGCTTGCAATCAG CTcgattttcagctcaatccaTAGAG ggAAATCAAGATGGAGACAGCCTCCATTATGCTGCTTTAAGAGATAACATGCCCAGCAGAACAAGAAGACAGAGAAACAACACAAGTGAATGTGTGTACACCAGTGTGAAACAGTAG